The Oxyura jamaicensis isolate SHBP4307 breed ruddy duck chromosome 25 unlocalized genomic scaffold, BPBGC_Ojam_1.0 oxy25_random_OJ71803, whole genome shotgun sequence DNA segment CTTCTTCTCCGCCACCAGATATTTCACTACGCCAAGGGGCAGCCCTACATCGATGACGTGGGCACCTTCAAGGAGCGCATGAAGTGGGTGGGCAACCCCCGGCGCAAGGACGGCTCCATCGTCATCCACAACCTGGACTACACCGACAACGGCACCTTCACCTGCGACGTCAAGAACCCGCCCGACATCGTGGGCAAGTCCTCCCAGGTCACCCTCTACGTCCTCGAGAAAGGTACGGGGGCGCCCAacgtcctccccccccccccccgtcccctccccgctgTCCCCGTGGGGCTGACGGgggtcccggtgccccccgcaGTGCCCACCCGCTACGGCATCGTGCTGGGCTCCATCATCGGCGGCGCCTTGCTGCTGGTGCTCCTGGTGGTGGCCCTCGTCTACCTCGTGCGCTACTGCTGGCTCCGGAGGCAGGCGGTGCTGCAGCGACGGCTTAGGTGAGGCACGACGCCGATTTGGGGCAAAACCGCCCCGAAACGGGGCCGTGGCACGGGCTGgggggtggctgggggctgctgacCTCTGGgagctgccttttttcccttccctgctccgTTTTTAGCGCCATGGAGAAGGGGAAGCTGCAGCGATCGGCCAAGGACGCGTCCAAGCGCGGCCGCCAGGTGAGCaccccctgggggggggggggctttagGGGTTTCCCCCCCCCGCTTTttgggcttggggggggggggaaagggggcgATGGTGACGCCACCCCCTCCCCGCAGGCGCCCGTCCTCTACGCCATGCTGGACCACAGCCGCAGCACAAAGGCGGCGAGCGAGAAGAAAGCCAAGGGAGCCCCGGGCGACTCCCGCAAGGACAAGAAATAGCGGTTAGCGGGCAGGGAAGGtgccgcggcggcggcgggggatGACGCCGGGGCCCCCCGAGCCCCGAAAGTGGTGATGACCATCGAGATGGAGCTGCGGGGGGAGGCCCCCGAGGCCGCCCCCTCGCCGTCCGCCGCCCGCTCCCCGAGCAAGGGCAGCCTCGCCAGCGCCCTGCGGAACATCCTCAAGCCGAACTCGGAGAAGTGACGCCCGACGGGGCCGGGGACCCGGCGAGGAGCGGGGTGTGGTCCTCGCCCCGGGTCCCCCGGCCTCAGGGAcgcccccgcggccccccccctccgccccgaAGCCCC contains these protein-coding regions:
- the MPZ gene encoding myelin protein P0 encodes the protein LRHQIFHYAKGQPYIDDVGTFKERMKWVGNPRRKDGSIVIHNLDYTDNGTFTCDVKNPPDIVGKSSQVTLYVLEKVPTRYGIVLGSIIGGALLLVLLVVALVYLVRYCWLRRQAVLQRRLSAMEKGKLQRSAKDASKRGRQAPVLYAMLDHSRSTKAASEKKAKGAPGDSRKDKK